AGATACAGAGCAGCTGGTAATCAACACCACTCCTTTTTGGAAATTCTGCTCCCTTTCGATGCAACTCCTCATAAGTTCACACTTATTTCAATGCCATTCTATtgacttcatttttcttctctttgctTGAACACAATTATTGACTGTGAAATCAAAACTCTTACTAACATGAAGAATTTCTTATTCTCAGTGCTAATGGATGAGCAAAAGGAAGCTGAAGCTCTAGAAGAGCTTACTAAGGCCTTAGCTTTCAAGCCTGAGTTGCAAATGCTCCATCTTCGAGCAGCATTTTATGAATCACTGGGAgacaaaacctctgctcttcAAGATTGTGAGGCAGCTCTCTGCCTGGACCCAAACCACTCAGACACACTTGATCTGTATAATAGAACACAAGAGCAAGCTACACGAAGCatttgagattttctttttctgttttttttttttttaaaatcatggtCTATCAGGCATCCAGCCACAAAACCATCCCAGCTATGAGAAGGAAGGACTGCATCAAGAAGCTGTAATGAAACTCATTAGTATATAGATCTTAATGGTATTGATGATAGCGCTAGAAAAGAGTGTTCCAAACTGCATTTAGACAATATCCCTCGCAGATACTTATGTACAGGAATGGCCACATGATCCATTAGTGGATTGGGATTGATGCTGGAAGGGTTCATGTACAGCAACTTCATGCCATTGATACTCTAGAATGTTATAGGTTTCACAATTTGTCTCTCGTTAGAAACAGGAATTATTTTCCTTCTTCCTCCTTGAGTTCATTCGTGTACATGAACAAAAGCCAGGGAAGGGATTTAAATCTCTTTAGTTGTATCATGCTTTTCTTTAAACTAAAGCTAGCAGAAGTGATGTTCTCGAGTTAACTACTGTTGTAGTTCTGCATTTCTCCACCTGACCACTTTCTGGTTTCTACTTCTTTTGTTTTCAGCTCATTCTCTTCTCTTCTATATTCCCATGCCTAACTTGCATTTTGGCTGAGTGAGCCCATATGCAGTAACTATAAGgaattggtttgattttttactGTGACAGATCCGGGGGCTGGGATTTCTCTATACGCTCCGGACCACCCCCTAACAATAAATGCATACAAAGTCATAAAGAAGGTGATAGGTGTTTGAAGGTTACAGCAGTGGTAGACTTTGACTCAAATTTTTCATCCTGAGAGTATTTGCAACTGGTAATATTAAACAAcagaccttttttttatttgttattttgcaAGTATACTTACAGATACTTGAATTTTATACAGACGACTTTGGCATCGCAGAAAGAACAAAGCAATGGACAGACAAGAGGTCTCCCTTCCTCAGTTGTATACAAACATCATGCTTTACGTTAATTAGATACAAGTACTATCTACCCTATAAAGCACTGCTTCTGAGAAATCAGCAAGAGAATCAGGGAAAACAGGACATGAAAAGAACACTTGAATCCGAATTTCAGACTGAGTTAACCTCGCAACTTCCTTCTGTAGACATAATTTCAAGTTCTGCCCACCAAAGGGGTGATAATTTTGGTGTTGCTCCATCAGGTCCCACTGATGTGATCTCTTTTAACTTGGCTGCAATCTCTTTCATCGTTGGTCTGTGCTTTGGATCAGGATGGATGCAATTTCTTATTACTTCAGACAATTTCTCAAGCTCGTCCTCTTGGAAAGATTTTAGAGTTGGATCCACCTTTTCGTTTAATGATTGCTCTGCTCTCAGGTAATCTGATGCCCAGTCAGCAAGAGAACCATTGTCCACTGCATATGGGATCCTACCGGTTatcatttcaaacaaaattacCCCAAAACTGTAAATATTGCTCTCTGGATCTGATGGTTGTGATTCTAGAAGCTCCATGGATGGTGATCCAGTCTTTGCTGCTGTTGCATCATTCCAGAAACTGAAATCTGATATTTTGGCTGCATAGTCTTCAGTTAGATATATTGACGATGATTGCAGGTTTTTATGGGCTACAGGTGGAGTTAGTTGATGCATGTATTCGAGGCAATATGCCACGCCCATTGCTATTCGTATTCTCATTCCCCAGTCCAAGTGTTCGGCTTCTTTTACTACAAGAAATCAAGAATTCAACTGTCATCCATACCATAAAACAGTACTATAGGTCAGTTACTGAAACTTCAATGACCTATAAATGCTATGATGCAAATGTACTGCAGCCATCAAGTATGCAGTCTAACTGAGAAGTAGAACGGCTGCCTTTGTAGATTGTTGCAAAATACAAGGATATGAATATGATTTGCAGTTCTGAGAGAGTACTAAATGAATAGGAAAAAtccaattcttcttcttctttttttccttttatcatCTTTTGAGATGCATATTCAGTtctatgcaaataaaaattcagtGCTAGTTCACAGATTGAACAAAAGCCGgcccttttattttctatgagcaCACGTCCTATAAAATgccatattaatttaatgatccAGCAGAATGTAACTATATCTTAGATATGATCACTTGACGAATTCAGAAGAGGCATAAAAATGTAAGGTGCTTACCGTGCAGATGTTCAAACAGAGTTCCATTTGGAGCATATTCAAAAACCATTATTCTTGTGAAAGGCTCATCTTCTTCACAAAATCCAATAAGGTTGACAAAATTCTTGTGGTTCATTTTCGATAATGTGTCAATCTGAAAGGTTAGCAAAATTAGCATCTACGGGCGCCAATATTAAATGGATGAAGCTAgcaaatttcaatttcaagtaCCTTATTTCTGAATTGGGCTTCCAAGTTTTTCGACCAGTCTTCACGCGATTTTACTGCAGTAGATGTCACAGCGATTTCAACCCCACTCGATAGTGTCCCCTTGTACACTGTGCCATCTGAAAAGGGGCCAATAATGTTACTGAAATCTTCACAAGCGACCTCAAGTTCTGGTCTCTTGAGTTTTGGTACACCTGAAAAGACACATTACCAAAAATCAGAAAAGACAAGATTGAATCAAAATCTATACATGTCATTTGTGGACGCAGCAGATGCTAAAGCTGTGGTTAAGGAGCTGTGTTAATCCACAAATTTTATGCCTCCGTGCTTGGCAATTTCAGGGTTTTGTGTGAGCGCACAAGTGCATGTGATCCATAcgaaaaagaagctttacccgTTACAAATGCCTTTTGTAGCTGCCCACTTAAACCTGTGGCCCAAGGTTTGACAGTGACTACCTTGCTTCTTCTCAAGAGAAAAAAGCCAACGGCTGAAATCAAAGCAAACATCGAGCCAGCAATAACACCAGCAATGAGAACAGTGTGATTTTGTGACTTCGAACGCTCCAAATGACTTGGATTTGGAGCGGGGACCGTTGACACCCCATCATATTGTGGTTGTACAACAAAGACACGTGGTCGATTTTGTGGAGCAGGTGAAGCTGGGGTTGGTGCAATCATGGGTGAGGGTGAAGGAGGCAAAGGAAGACTGGAGGGGGATTCTGCTGGAGAAAATGATGGAGACTCCGAAGGAGATGGTGATGGGGAGAATGATGGAGACGGTGATAAAGACGGCGAGTCTGAGGGTGCCATTGATGGTGATAGTTGAGATCCGGATGGTGGCAATAAAGACGGAGAAGGCGATGCTTCAGAACCACTTTGATTTGCTTTATGACGATTGTTGTTTGTGGGTGGATTTGGAGGATCTGCCACCTGCAGCAGCATCCGGTGAGCTATATTGCTAGATTGAACATTGTTCCtgacaaataaaataagagttgTCAGGAAGCTGGTGGGAAGTTAATTTAAGTTGAGAACTGAAAGCACTTGTTAGTGTAAACTAAACTGAAAGCACTTGTTAGTATAAACTAAACAAGTAGTAGATTCCACGAAAAAAACAGTTGAAATCAGGAAAAAACTGAGGCACACAAAAGTCGCTTCATGTTTCGCTTGCATACACCGGAGGAGGTCCTCTGTTTGCATTAGCAAATTTGGGAGATGGCAGAATAAATCAAAAGCTGGATTGTTCATTGTGATTAACTAGGATGTCAGTTTCTTTGGAATTGATTTTATGGCCATTGCATTCTCCTATAAATTGCTTTAGCTTTTTCGTCTTTTCCTTCTAGTTATTATTCCAATATCATAACCACCTCCCCTCTCATAAGCCACCACTTCCTCTCCTACTTTTTCTGCATTGACATCTCTATAGTGGCTGCATCAAGTAGCAGCATGTAGGAGTAACAGTAATAGCACTTGCTTACCAGGTAATGTCTCTGCAGCAACAGGAAGCTCTTAACTGATTTTCATCTGCCTGAACTTCAGAAAGCACCTTGAGGTCATTTACTTCAGGAGATATGCCATCTAGAAACTTGTTATTGTCAAGCAAGCTGCAATAAGGATCAGAGATGATTTAGTCAAACCATTCAAgcttaagaaggaaaaaactaaataatataaTCGGCCACGATGAACTAACTTACAGGGTAGTCAGTGATAGATTATTTGCAAAAAAGTTAGAAGGAAATGGTCCGCTAAAGTTATTATATCCCAAGTCCAACACCTCCAGCTCCTCCAGCTCTCCAATCTCTCTAGGAATGCTTCCGTAGAAAGAATTGTTGCGTAAATTTCTGAATGGAAAATGTGAATTAGATAAAAACCCATAAAATGGTTTCCAAAGATCAAATCCAGGCTGAGGTTTAAACTTACAATGATTTTAAGTAAGCTAGTCTCCCAAGTTCAGGTGCCAGTGTCCCTCCAAGACAGAGATCTGTCAAATGCCTACAAGTTGAACATTTCTGACTTaaggaaatagaaaagaaaaaaaaaactttgctaCTAAGAGGAGAAATGACTGGATGTTTGATACATGCTAGATGATAATAAACTTCATAGTTACACCAGATAATTACTGCATAAATGGGGTAAGAGTAGCGTACGAAAAGGTGAAAAAGAAGAGTATAGATGACATGATAAAATCAcaataggaagaaaaagaaaagctagaATTGCTCCATGGAGGCCCGCATTAATATGAACTGTCCATGGAGACATCACACACTGCATTAAATAGTTTGTCATCTGATCACTTCTAGGGAAAGCCTTATACCGTTATCGATTCTGCACCAACAAGT
This genomic interval from Populus alba chromosome 1, ASM523922v2, whole genome shotgun sequence contains the following:
- the LOC118055567 gene encoding probable inactive receptor-like protein kinase At3g56050; protein product: MMDGWWRLNSVKLRMKILMLVLLLLPQSLSFCWSLNTEGLALLRFREMVERDPHGALSNWIEKDGEIDPCSWFGVECSDGQVVILHLTDLCLGGTLAPELGRLAYLKSLNLRNNSFYGSIPREIGELEELEVLDLGYNNFSGPFPSNFFANNLSLTTLLLDNNKFLDGISPEVNDLKVLSEVQADENQLRASCCCRDITWNNVQSSNIAHRMLLQVADPPNPPTNNNRHKANQSGSEASPSPSLLPPSGSQLSPSMAPSDSPSLSPSPSFSPSPSPSESPSFSPAESPSSLPLPPSPSPMIAPTPASPAPQNRPRVFVVQPQYDGVSTVPAPNPSHLERSKSQNHTVLIAGVIAGSMFALISAVGFFLLRRSKVVTVKPWATGLSGQLQKAFVTGVPKLKRPELEVACEDFSNIIGPFSDGTVYKGTLSSGVEIAVTSTAVKSREDWSKNLEAQFRNKIDTLSKMNHKNFVNLIGFCEEDEPFTRIMVFEYAPNGTLFEHLHVKEAEHLDWGMRIRIAMGVAYCLEYMHQLTPPVAHKNLQSSSIYLTEDYAAKISDFSFWNDATAAKTGSPSMELLESQPSDPESNIYSFGVILFEMITGRIPYAVDNGSLADWASDYLRAEQSLNEKVDPTLKSFQEDELEKLSEVIRNCIHPDPKHRPTMKEIAAKLKEITSVGPDGATPKLSPLWWAELEIMSTEGSCEVNSV